A genomic segment from Streptomyces antibioticus encodes:
- a CDS encoding ArsR/SmtB family transcription factor — MPTDDLPETFHVTTDDQLRAVSNLTRHRIMAVLRFQPATITQIAEKVGLAKGSSSYHVRLLERAGLVKVVRTRKVRGVTERYYAMAARAIVLPDPGEGGPDVLMRHAVADLEAAPADGERHVRMAHLRLTEEQFAELGARLQALADEYRELSDPSLPDASLVFALFHPAAREQTGGDAK, encoded by the coding sequence CTTTCACGTCACCACCGACGACCAACTGCGCGCCGTCTCCAACCTCACGCGTCACCGGATCATGGCCGTGCTCCGGTTCCAGCCGGCGACGATCACGCAGATCGCCGAGAAGGTCGGTCTGGCGAAGGGGAGTTCCAGCTATCACGTACGGCTGCTGGAGCGGGCCGGCCTGGTGAAGGTGGTGCGGACGCGGAAGGTCAGGGGGGTCACCGAGCGGTACTACGCGATGGCCGCGCGGGCGATCGTGCTGCCCGATCCGGGCGAGGGCGGACCGGACGTCCTGATGCGGCATGCGGTCGCCGACTTGGAGGCGGCGCCGGCGGACGGCGAGCGGCACGTACGGATGGCCCATCTACGGCTCACCGAGGAGCAGTTCGCGGAGCTGGGGGCGCGACTTCAGGCACTGGCGGACGAGTACCGGGAACTGTCCGATCCGTCGCTGCCGGACGCGTCGCTCGTCTTCGCACTGTTCCACCCGGCGGCCCGCGAGCAGACGGGAGGGGACGCCAAGTGA